Proteins from a single region of Festucalex cinctus isolate MCC-2025b chromosome 19, RoL_Fcin_1.0, whole genome shotgun sequence:
- the LOC144006960 gene encoding myocyte-specific enhancer factor 2D homolog isoform X2, which translates to MGRKKIQIQRITDERNKQVTFTKRKFGLMKKAYELSVLCDCEIALIIFNHANKLFQYASTDMDKVLLKYTEYNEPHESRTNADIIETLRKKGFNGCDSPEPDGEDSIDQSPLNDDKFRKTTEDLDVLFKRYGQSTAPPQTFSMPVAVQASNPSPLQFSNPGNALVTTSYVTASSLADTHLLSPQQPAPPRNTVSPGLPQRPASAGALLGGDLNNSNGGCPSPVPNGYASARASPGLLTVSNGNSLGKVTPAKSPPPPPPASPQMVSSRKPDLRVITSQGGKSLMQMNAQRLAVGAQVAQTLTTPVVSVATPSLLAQGLPFSAMPTAYNTEYQLTSADITALHALASPGSLLPTSVATWQQQPVVSQQPQQQQQQTQQQQINLASLSNLVMWGVDKQSSELSSQVSSLAANLSLSSPSNLLLGRDEWLGRPVAHIPQGAMLTVNTTSGGVSIKSEPVSPGRDRSTPCPPPAPPPPTPSSGATLTAPPQYPGSLLCLEPPTGRSPADSVSSNASSFEGSDREDTGGGGANNNMVTAAAGSVGPGRSDFSPSLEQEGGNVKRMRLDAWVT; encoded by the exons ATGGGTAGGAAAAAGATTCAGATCCAGCGAATCACTGACGAAAGAAACAAGCAG GTGACATTCACCAAGCGCAAGTTCGGCCTGATGAAGAAGGCGTATGAGCTGAGCGTGCTGTGTGACTGCGAGATCGCCCTGATCATCTTCAACCACGCCAACAAGCTCTTCCAGTACGCCAGCACCGACATGGACAAGGTTCTGCTCAAGTACACCGAGTACAACGAGCCACATGAGAGCCGCACTAACGCTGACATCATTGAG ACTTTGCGGAAGAAAGGCTTCAATGGTTGTGACAGTCCGGAGCCTGACGGAGAAGACTCAATTGATCAGAGTCCCTTGAATGATGACAAGTTTCGGAAGACCACAGAGGACCTGGATGTCCTCTTCAAGCGCTACGGG CAATCGACGGCTCCACCGCAGACCTTCTCCATGCCCGTCGCCGTGCAGGCGTCCAATCCCAGCCCGCTACAGTTCAGCAACCCTGGCAACGCGCTGGTAACTACCTCCTACGTAACGGCGTCGTCGCTCGCCGACACCCACCTCCTGTCGCCACAGCAACCGGCTCCTCCAAGGAACACCGTGTCTCCCGGGTTGCCACAGCGACCGGCCAGCGCAG GCGCTCTTCTGGGAGGTGACTTGAATAACTCAAATGGAGGATGTCCAAGTCCAGTTC CTAACGGCTACGCCAGCGCCAGGGCCTCGCCGGGCCTCCTCACCGTATCTAATGGCAACAGCTTGGGCAAGGTGACCCCGGCCaagtcgccgccgccgccgccgcccgccagtCCCCAGATGGTTAGCAGCCGCAAACCGGACCTCCGCGTCATCACTTCTCAGGGTGGGAAGAGCCTCATGCAGATG AACGCCCAGCGGCTGGCAGTCGGTGCCCAGGTGGCCCAGACCCTCACCACACCCGTGGTGTCGGTGGCCACGCCCAGCCTCCTGGCGCAGGGGCTGCCCTTCTCTGCCATGCCTACAGCATACAACACAG AGTATCAGCTGACAAGCGCAGACATTACCGCACTTCACGCCCTGGCGTCTCCCGGCAGCTTGCTGCCCACAAGCGTGGCGACATGGCAGCAGCAGCCCGTCGTCTCACAGCAAccacagcagcaacagcagcaaacGCAACAGCAGCAAATCAATCTGGCGTCGCTCAGCAACTTGGT CATGTGGGGCGTGGACAAACAGAGCAGCGAGCTGTCTAGCCAGGTCTCCAGTCTGGCCGCCAATCTGAG TCTGAGCTCTCCGTCCAACCTGCTCTTGGGTAGAGATGAGTGGTTGGGCCG GCCCGTGGCGCACATACCTCAAGGTGCCATGTTGACGGTCAACACCACCAGCGGCGGCGTCAGCATCAAGTCTGAGCCTGTGTCACCAGGTCGGGACCGCAGCACCCCTTGCCCTCCGCCGGCCCCACCACCGCCAACTCCATCCTCTGGCGCCACCCTGACGGCACCACCCCAATACCCGGGCTCACTTTTGTGCCTGGAGCCGCCTACAGGACGCTCGCCCGCCGACAGCGTGAGCAGCAACGCCAGCTCCTTCGAGGGCAGCGACCGTGAGGACACAGGCGGCGGCGGAGCTAACAACAACATGGTCACCGCTGCCGCAGGAAGCGTTGGGCCAGGCCGCTCTGACTTCAGCCCCTCGCTGGAGCAAGAGGGGGGCAACGTCAAGAGAATGAGATTGGACGCCTGGGTCACATAA
- the LOC144006960 gene encoding myocyte-specific enhancer factor 2D homolog isoform X6, whose product MGRKKIQIQRITDERNKQVTFTKRKFGLMKKAYELSVLCDCEIALIIFNHANKLFQYASTDMDKVLLKYTEYNEPHESRTNADIIETLRKKGFNGCDSPEPDGEDSIDQSPLNDDKFRKTTEDLDVLFKRYGQSTAPPQTFSMPVAVQASNPSPLQFSNPGNALVTTSYVTASSLADTHLLSPQQPAPPRNTVSPGLPQRPASAGALLGGDLNNSNGGCPSPVPNGYASARASPGLLTVSNGNSLGKVTPAKSPPPPPPASPQMVSSRKPDLRVITSQGGKSLMQMNAQRLAVGAQVAQTLTTPVVSVATPSLLAQGLPFSAMPTAYNTEYQLTSADITALHALASPGSLLPTSVATWQQQPVVSQQPQQQQQQTQQQQINLASLSNLVPVAHIPQGAMLTVNTTSGGVSIKSEPVSPGRDRSTPCPPPAPPPPTPSSGATLTAPPQYPGSLLCLEPPTGRSPADSVSSNASSFEGSDREDTGGGGANNNMVTAAAGSVGPGRSDFSPSLEQEGGNVKRMRLDAWVT is encoded by the exons ATGGGTAGGAAAAAGATTCAGATCCAGCGAATCACTGACGAAAGAAACAAGCAG GTGACATTCACCAAGCGCAAGTTCGGCCTGATGAAGAAGGCGTATGAGCTGAGCGTGCTGTGTGACTGCGAGATCGCCCTGATCATCTTCAACCACGCCAACAAGCTCTTCCAGTACGCCAGCACCGACATGGACAAGGTTCTGCTCAAGTACACCGAGTACAACGAGCCACATGAGAGCCGCACTAACGCTGACATCATTGAG ACTTTGCGGAAGAAAGGCTTCAATGGTTGTGACAGTCCGGAGCCTGACGGAGAAGACTCAATTGATCAGAGTCCCTTGAATGATGACAAGTTTCGGAAGACCACAGAGGACCTGGATGTCCTCTTCAAGCGCTACGGG CAATCGACGGCTCCACCGCAGACCTTCTCCATGCCCGTCGCCGTGCAGGCGTCCAATCCCAGCCCGCTACAGTTCAGCAACCCTGGCAACGCGCTGGTAACTACCTCCTACGTAACGGCGTCGTCGCTCGCCGACACCCACCTCCTGTCGCCACAGCAACCGGCTCCTCCAAGGAACACCGTGTCTCCCGGGTTGCCACAGCGACCGGCCAGCGCAG GCGCTCTTCTGGGAGGTGACTTGAATAACTCAAATGGAGGATGTCCAAGTCCAGTTC CTAACGGCTACGCCAGCGCCAGGGCCTCGCCGGGCCTCCTCACCGTATCTAATGGCAACAGCTTGGGCAAGGTGACCCCGGCCaagtcgccgccgccgccgccgcccgccagtCCCCAGATGGTTAGCAGCCGCAAACCGGACCTCCGCGTCATCACTTCTCAGGGTGGGAAGAGCCTCATGCAGATG AACGCCCAGCGGCTGGCAGTCGGTGCCCAGGTGGCCCAGACCCTCACCACACCCGTGGTGTCGGTGGCCACGCCCAGCCTCCTGGCGCAGGGGCTGCCCTTCTCTGCCATGCCTACAGCATACAACACAG AGTATCAGCTGACAAGCGCAGACATTACCGCACTTCACGCCCTGGCGTCTCCCGGCAGCTTGCTGCCCACAAGCGTGGCGACATGGCAGCAGCAGCCCGTCGTCTCACAGCAAccacagcagcaacagcagcaaacGCAACAGCAGCAAATCAATCTGGCGTCGCTCAGCAACTTGGT GCCCGTGGCGCACATACCTCAAGGTGCCATGTTGACGGTCAACACCACCAGCGGCGGCGTCAGCATCAAGTCTGAGCCTGTGTCACCAGGTCGGGACCGCAGCACCCCTTGCCCTCCGCCGGCCCCACCACCGCCAACTCCATCCTCTGGCGCCACCCTGACGGCACCACCCCAATACCCGGGCTCACTTTTGTGCCTGGAGCCGCCTACAGGACGCTCGCCCGCCGACAGCGTGAGCAGCAACGCCAGCTCCTTCGAGGGCAGCGACCGTGAGGACACAGGCGGCGGCGGAGCTAACAACAACATGGTCACCGCTGCCGCAGGAAGCGTTGGGCCAGGCCGCTCTGACTTCAGCCCCTCGCTGGAGCAAGAGGGGGGCAACGTCAAGAGAATGAGATTGGACGCCTGGGTCACATAA
- the LOC144006960 gene encoding myocyte-specific enhancer factor 2D homolog isoform X5, whose product MGRKKIQIQRITDERNKQVTFTKRKFGLMKKAYELSVLCDCEIALIIFNHANKLFQYASTDMDKVLLKYTEYNEPHESRTNADIIETLRKKGFNGCDSPEPDGEDSIDQSPLNDDKFRKTTEDLDVLFKRYGQSTAPPQTFSMPVAVQASNPSPLQFSNPGNALVTTSYVTASSLADTHLLSPQQPAPPRNTVSPGLPQRPASAGALLGGDLNNSNGGCPSPVPNGYASARASPGLLTVSNGNSLGKVTPAKSPPPPPPASPQMVSSRKPDLRVITSQGGKSLMQMTEDELELVNENAQRLAVGAQVAQTLTTPVVSVATPSLLAQGLPFSAMPTAYNTEYQLTSADITALHALASPGSLLPTSVATWQQQPVVSQQPQQQQQQTQQQQINLASLSNLVPVAHIPQGAMLTVNTTSGGVSIKSEPVSPGRDRSTPCPPPAPPPPTPSSGATLTAPPQYPGSLLCLEPPTGRSPADSVSSNASSFEGSDREDTGGGGANNNMVTAAAGSVGPGRSDFSPSLEQEGGNVKRMRLDAWVT is encoded by the exons ATGGGTAGGAAAAAGATTCAGATCCAGCGAATCACTGACGAAAGAAACAAGCAG GTGACATTCACCAAGCGCAAGTTCGGCCTGATGAAGAAGGCGTATGAGCTGAGCGTGCTGTGTGACTGCGAGATCGCCCTGATCATCTTCAACCACGCCAACAAGCTCTTCCAGTACGCCAGCACCGACATGGACAAGGTTCTGCTCAAGTACACCGAGTACAACGAGCCACATGAGAGCCGCACTAACGCTGACATCATTGAG ACTTTGCGGAAGAAAGGCTTCAATGGTTGTGACAGTCCGGAGCCTGACGGAGAAGACTCAATTGATCAGAGTCCCTTGAATGATGACAAGTTTCGGAAGACCACAGAGGACCTGGATGTCCTCTTCAAGCGCTACGGG CAATCGACGGCTCCACCGCAGACCTTCTCCATGCCCGTCGCCGTGCAGGCGTCCAATCCCAGCCCGCTACAGTTCAGCAACCCTGGCAACGCGCTGGTAACTACCTCCTACGTAACGGCGTCGTCGCTCGCCGACACCCACCTCCTGTCGCCACAGCAACCGGCTCCTCCAAGGAACACCGTGTCTCCCGGGTTGCCACAGCGACCGGCCAGCGCAG GCGCTCTTCTGGGAGGTGACTTGAATAACTCAAATGGAGGATGTCCAAGTCCAGTTC CTAACGGCTACGCCAGCGCCAGGGCCTCGCCGGGCCTCCTCACCGTATCTAATGGCAACAGCTTGGGCAAGGTGACCCCGGCCaagtcgccgccgccgccgccgcccgccagtCCCCAGATGGTTAGCAGCCGCAAACCGGACCTCCGCGTCATCACTTCTCAGGGTGGGAAGAGCCTCATGCAGATG ACAGAGGATGAGCTGGAGTTGGTAAATGAG AACGCCCAGCGGCTGGCAGTCGGTGCCCAGGTGGCCCAGACCCTCACCACACCCGTGGTGTCGGTGGCCACGCCCAGCCTCCTGGCGCAGGGGCTGCCCTTCTCTGCCATGCCTACAGCATACAACACAG AGTATCAGCTGACAAGCGCAGACATTACCGCACTTCACGCCCTGGCGTCTCCCGGCAGCTTGCTGCCCACAAGCGTGGCGACATGGCAGCAGCAGCCCGTCGTCTCACAGCAAccacagcagcaacagcagcaaacGCAACAGCAGCAAATCAATCTGGCGTCGCTCAGCAACTTGGT GCCCGTGGCGCACATACCTCAAGGTGCCATGTTGACGGTCAACACCACCAGCGGCGGCGTCAGCATCAAGTCTGAGCCTGTGTCACCAGGTCGGGACCGCAGCACCCCTTGCCCTCCGCCGGCCCCACCACCGCCAACTCCATCCTCTGGCGCCACCCTGACGGCACCACCCCAATACCCGGGCTCACTTTTGTGCCTGGAGCCGCCTACAGGACGCTCGCCCGCCGACAGCGTGAGCAGCAACGCCAGCTCCTTCGAGGGCAGCGACCGTGAGGACACAGGCGGCGGCGGAGCTAACAACAACATGGTCACCGCTGCCGCAGGAAGCGTTGGGCCAGGCCGCTCTGACTTCAGCCCCTCGCTGGAGCAAGAGGGGGGCAACGTCAAGAGAATGAGATTGGACGCCTGGGTCACATAA
- the LOC144006960 gene encoding myocyte-specific enhancer factor 2D homolog isoform X4, producing MGRKKIQIQRITDERNKQVTFTKRKFGLMKKAYELSVLCDCEIALIIFNHANKLFQYASTDMDKVLLKYTEYNEPHESRTNADIIETLRKKGFNGCDSPEPDGEDSIDQSPLNDDKFRKTTEDLDVLFKRYGQSTAPPQTFSMPVAVQASNPSPLQFSNPGNALVTTSYVTASSLADTHLLSPQQPAPPRNTVSPGLPQRPASAGALLGGDLNNSNGGCPSPVPNGYASARASPGLLTVSNGNSLGKVTPAKSPPPPPPASPQMVSSRKPDLRVITSQGGKSLMQMTEDELELVNENAQRLAVGAQVAQTLTTPVVSVATPSLLAQGLPFSAMPTAYNTEYQLTSADITALHALASPGSLLPTSVATWQQQPVVSQQPQQQQQQTQQQQINLASLSNLVLSSPSNLLLGRDEWLGRPVAHIPQGAMLTVNTTSGGVSIKSEPVSPGRDRSTPCPPPAPPPPTPSSGATLTAPPQYPGSLLCLEPPTGRSPADSVSSNASSFEGSDREDTGGGGANNNMVTAAAGSVGPGRSDFSPSLEQEGGNVKRMRLDAWVT from the exons ATGGGTAGGAAAAAGATTCAGATCCAGCGAATCACTGACGAAAGAAACAAGCAG GTGACATTCACCAAGCGCAAGTTCGGCCTGATGAAGAAGGCGTATGAGCTGAGCGTGCTGTGTGACTGCGAGATCGCCCTGATCATCTTCAACCACGCCAACAAGCTCTTCCAGTACGCCAGCACCGACATGGACAAGGTTCTGCTCAAGTACACCGAGTACAACGAGCCACATGAGAGCCGCACTAACGCTGACATCATTGAG ACTTTGCGGAAGAAAGGCTTCAATGGTTGTGACAGTCCGGAGCCTGACGGAGAAGACTCAATTGATCAGAGTCCCTTGAATGATGACAAGTTTCGGAAGACCACAGAGGACCTGGATGTCCTCTTCAAGCGCTACGGG CAATCGACGGCTCCACCGCAGACCTTCTCCATGCCCGTCGCCGTGCAGGCGTCCAATCCCAGCCCGCTACAGTTCAGCAACCCTGGCAACGCGCTGGTAACTACCTCCTACGTAACGGCGTCGTCGCTCGCCGACACCCACCTCCTGTCGCCACAGCAACCGGCTCCTCCAAGGAACACCGTGTCTCCCGGGTTGCCACAGCGACCGGCCAGCGCAG GCGCTCTTCTGGGAGGTGACTTGAATAACTCAAATGGAGGATGTCCAAGTCCAGTTC CTAACGGCTACGCCAGCGCCAGGGCCTCGCCGGGCCTCCTCACCGTATCTAATGGCAACAGCTTGGGCAAGGTGACCCCGGCCaagtcgccgccgccgccgccgcccgccagtCCCCAGATGGTTAGCAGCCGCAAACCGGACCTCCGCGTCATCACTTCTCAGGGTGGGAAGAGCCTCATGCAGATG ACAGAGGATGAGCTGGAGTTGGTAAATGAG AACGCCCAGCGGCTGGCAGTCGGTGCCCAGGTGGCCCAGACCCTCACCACACCCGTGGTGTCGGTGGCCACGCCCAGCCTCCTGGCGCAGGGGCTGCCCTTCTCTGCCATGCCTACAGCATACAACACAG AGTATCAGCTGACAAGCGCAGACATTACCGCACTTCACGCCCTGGCGTCTCCCGGCAGCTTGCTGCCCACAAGCGTGGCGACATGGCAGCAGCAGCCCGTCGTCTCACAGCAAccacagcagcaacagcagcaaacGCAACAGCAGCAAATCAATCTGGCGTCGCTCAGCAACTTGGT TCTGAGCTCTCCGTCCAACCTGCTCTTGGGTAGAGATGAGTGGTTGGGCCG GCCCGTGGCGCACATACCTCAAGGTGCCATGTTGACGGTCAACACCACCAGCGGCGGCGTCAGCATCAAGTCTGAGCCTGTGTCACCAGGTCGGGACCGCAGCACCCCTTGCCCTCCGCCGGCCCCACCACCGCCAACTCCATCCTCTGGCGCCACCCTGACGGCACCACCCCAATACCCGGGCTCACTTTTGTGCCTGGAGCCGCCTACAGGACGCTCGCCCGCCGACAGCGTGAGCAGCAACGCCAGCTCCTTCGAGGGCAGCGACCGTGAGGACACAGGCGGCGGCGGAGCTAACAACAACATGGTCACCGCTGCCGCAGGAAGCGTTGGGCCAGGCCGCTCTGACTTCAGCCCCTCGCTGGAGCAAGAGGGGGGCAACGTCAAGAGAATGAGATTGGACGCCTGGGTCACATAA
- the LOC144006960 gene encoding myocyte-specific enhancer factor 2D homolog isoform X3, with the protein MGRKKIQIQRITDERNKQVTFTKRKFGLMKKAYELSVLCDCEIALIIFNHANKLFQYASTDMDKVLLKYTEYNEPHESRTNADIIETLRKKGFNGCDSPEPDGEDSIDQSPLNDDKFRKTTEDLDVLFKRYGQSTAPPQTFSMPVAVQASNPSPLQFSNPGNALVTTSYVTASSLADTHLLSPQQPAPPRNTVSPGLPQRPASAGALLGGDLNNSNGGCPSPVPNGYASARASPGLLTVSNGNSLGKVTPAKSPPPPPPASPQMVSSRKPDLRVITSQGGKSLMQMTEDELELVNENAQRLAVGAQVAQTLTTPVVSVATPSLLAQGLPFSAMPTAYNTEYQLTSADITALHALASPGSLLPTSVATWQQQPVVSQQPQQQQQQTQQQQINLASLSNLVMWGVDKQSSELSSQVSSLAANLRPVAHIPQGAMLTVNTTSGGVSIKSEPVSPGRDRSTPCPPPAPPPPTPSSGATLTAPPQYPGSLLCLEPPTGRSPADSVSSNASSFEGSDREDTGGGGANNNMVTAAAGSVGPGRSDFSPSLEQEGGNVKRMRLDAWVT; encoded by the exons ATGGGTAGGAAAAAGATTCAGATCCAGCGAATCACTGACGAAAGAAACAAGCAG GTGACATTCACCAAGCGCAAGTTCGGCCTGATGAAGAAGGCGTATGAGCTGAGCGTGCTGTGTGACTGCGAGATCGCCCTGATCATCTTCAACCACGCCAACAAGCTCTTCCAGTACGCCAGCACCGACATGGACAAGGTTCTGCTCAAGTACACCGAGTACAACGAGCCACATGAGAGCCGCACTAACGCTGACATCATTGAG ACTTTGCGGAAGAAAGGCTTCAATGGTTGTGACAGTCCGGAGCCTGACGGAGAAGACTCAATTGATCAGAGTCCCTTGAATGATGACAAGTTTCGGAAGACCACAGAGGACCTGGATGTCCTCTTCAAGCGCTACGGG CAATCGACGGCTCCACCGCAGACCTTCTCCATGCCCGTCGCCGTGCAGGCGTCCAATCCCAGCCCGCTACAGTTCAGCAACCCTGGCAACGCGCTGGTAACTACCTCCTACGTAACGGCGTCGTCGCTCGCCGACACCCACCTCCTGTCGCCACAGCAACCGGCTCCTCCAAGGAACACCGTGTCTCCCGGGTTGCCACAGCGACCGGCCAGCGCAG GCGCTCTTCTGGGAGGTGACTTGAATAACTCAAATGGAGGATGTCCAAGTCCAGTTC CTAACGGCTACGCCAGCGCCAGGGCCTCGCCGGGCCTCCTCACCGTATCTAATGGCAACAGCTTGGGCAAGGTGACCCCGGCCaagtcgccgccgccgccgccgcccgccagtCCCCAGATGGTTAGCAGCCGCAAACCGGACCTCCGCGTCATCACTTCTCAGGGTGGGAAGAGCCTCATGCAGATG ACAGAGGATGAGCTGGAGTTGGTAAATGAG AACGCCCAGCGGCTGGCAGTCGGTGCCCAGGTGGCCCAGACCCTCACCACACCCGTGGTGTCGGTGGCCACGCCCAGCCTCCTGGCGCAGGGGCTGCCCTTCTCTGCCATGCCTACAGCATACAACACAG AGTATCAGCTGACAAGCGCAGACATTACCGCACTTCACGCCCTGGCGTCTCCCGGCAGCTTGCTGCCCACAAGCGTGGCGACATGGCAGCAGCAGCCCGTCGTCTCACAGCAAccacagcagcaacagcagcaaacGCAACAGCAGCAAATCAATCTGGCGTCGCTCAGCAACTTGGT CATGTGGGGCGTGGACAAACAGAGCAGCGAGCTGTCTAGCCAGGTCTCCAGTCTGGCCGCCAATCTGAG GCCCGTGGCGCACATACCTCAAGGTGCCATGTTGACGGTCAACACCACCAGCGGCGGCGTCAGCATCAAGTCTGAGCCTGTGTCACCAGGTCGGGACCGCAGCACCCCTTGCCCTCCGCCGGCCCCACCACCGCCAACTCCATCCTCTGGCGCCACCCTGACGGCACCACCCCAATACCCGGGCTCACTTTTGTGCCTGGAGCCGCCTACAGGACGCTCGCCCGCCGACAGCGTGAGCAGCAACGCCAGCTCCTTCGAGGGCAGCGACCGTGAGGACACAGGCGGCGGCGGAGCTAACAACAACATGGTCACCGCTGCCGCAGGAAGCGTTGGGCCAGGCCGCTCTGACTTCAGCCCCTCGCTGGAGCAAGAGGGGGGCAACGTCAAGAGAATGAGATTGGACGCCTGGGTCACATAA
- the LOC144006960 gene encoding myocyte-specific enhancer factor 2D homolog isoform X1, whose product MGRKKIQIQRITDERNKQVTFTKRKFGLMKKAYELSVLCDCEIALIIFNHANKLFQYASTDMDKVLLKYTEYNEPHESRTNADIIETLRKKGFNGCDSPEPDGEDSIDQSPLNDDKFRKTTEDLDVLFKRYGQSTAPPQTFSMPVAVQASNPSPLQFSNPGNALVTTSYVTASSLADTHLLSPQQPAPPRNTVSPGLPQRPASAGALLGGDLNNSNGGCPSPVPNGYASARASPGLLTVSNGNSLGKVTPAKSPPPPPPASPQMVSSRKPDLRVITSQGGKSLMQMTEDELELVNENAQRLAVGAQVAQTLTTPVVSVATPSLLAQGLPFSAMPTAYNTEYQLTSADITALHALASPGSLLPTSVATWQQQPVVSQQPQQQQQQTQQQQINLASLSNLVMWGVDKQSSELSSQVSSLAANLSLSSPSNLLLGRDEWLGRPVAHIPQGAMLTVNTTSGGVSIKSEPVSPGRDRSTPCPPPAPPPPTPSSGATLTAPPQYPGSLLCLEPPTGRSPADSVSSNASSFEGSDREDTGGGGANNNMVTAAAGSVGPGRSDFSPSLEQEGGNVKRMRLDAWVT is encoded by the exons ATGGGTAGGAAAAAGATTCAGATCCAGCGAATCACTGACGAAAGAAACAAGCAG GTGACATTCACCAAGCGCAAGTTCGGCCTGATGAAGAAGGCGTATGAGCTGAGCGTGCTGTGTGACTGCGAGATCGCCCTGATCATCTTCAACCACGCCAACAAGCTCTTCCAGTACGCCAGCACCGACATGGACAAGGTTCTGCTCAAGTACACCGAGTACAACGAGCCACATGAGAGCCGCACTAACGCTGACATCATTGAG ACTTTGCGGAAGAAAGGCTTCAATGGTTGTGACAGTCCGGAGCCTGACGGAGAAGACTCAATTGATCAGAGTCCCTTGAATGATGACAAGTTTCGGAAGACCACAGAGGACCTGGATGTCCTCTTCAAGCGCTACGGG CAATCGACGGCTCCACCGCAGACCTTCTCCATGCCCGTCGCCGTGCAGGCGTCCAATCCCAGCCCGCTACAGTTCAGCAACCCTGGCAACGCGCTGGTAACTACCTCCTACGTAACGGCGTCGTCGCTCGCCGACACCCACCTCCTGTCGCCACAGCAACCGGCTCCTCCAAGGAACACCGTGTCTCCCGGGTTGCCACAGCGACCGGCCAGCGCAG GCGCTCTTCTGGGAGGTGACTTGAATAACTCAAATGGAGGATGTCCAAGTCCAGTTC CTAACGGCTACGCCAGCGCCAGGGCCTCGCCGGGCCTCCTCACCGTATCTAATGGCAACAGCTTGGGCAAGGTGACCCCGGCCaagtcgccgccgccgccgccgcccgccagtCCCCAGATGGTTAGCAGCCGCAAACCGGACCTCCGCGTCATCACTTCTCAGGGTGGGAAGAGCCTCATGCAGATG ACAGAGGATGAGCTGGAGTTGGTAAATGAG AACGCCCAGCGGCTGGCAGTCGGTGCCCAGGTGGCCCAGACCCTCACCACACCCGTGGTGTCGGTGGCCACGCCCAGCCTCCTGGCGCAGGGGCTGCCCTTCTCTGCCATGCCTACAGCATACAACACAG AGTATCAGCTGACAAGCGCAGACATTACCGCACTTCACGCCCTGGCGTCTCCCGGCAGCTTGCTGCCCACAAGCGTGGCGACATGGCAGCAGCAGCCCGTCGTCTCACAGCAAccacagcagcaacagcagcaaacGCAACAGCAGCAAATCAATCTGGCGTCGCTCAGCAACTTGGT CATGTGGGGCGTGGACAAACAGAGCAGCGAGCTGTCTAGCCAGGTCTCCAGTCTGGCCGCCAATCTGAG TCTGAGCTCTCCGTCCAACCTGCTCTTGGGTAGAGATGAGTGGTTGGGCCG GCCCGTGGCGCACATACCTCAAGGTGCCATGTTGACGGTCAACACCACCAGCGGCGGCGTCAGCATCAAGTCTGAGCCTGTGTCACCAGGTCGGGACCGCAGCACCCCTTGCCCTCCGCCGGCCCCACCACCGCCAACTCCATCCTCTGGCGCCACCCTGACGGCACCACCCCAATACCCGGGCTCACTTTTGTGCCTGGAGCCGCCTACAGGACGCTCGCCCGCCGACAGCGTGAGCAGCAACGCCAGCTCCTTCGAGGGCAGCGACCGTGAGGACACAGGCGGCGGCGGAGCTAACAACAACATGGTCACCGCTGCCGCAGGAAGCGTTGGGCCAGGCCGCTCTGACTTCAGCCCCTCGCTGGAGCAAGAGGGGGGCAACGTCAAGAGAATGAGATTGGACGCCTGGGTCACATAA